From Blastocatellia bacterium, the proteins below share one genomic window:
- the nuoE gene encoding NADH-quinone oxidoreductase subunit NuoE, giving the protein MFSAETEKKIQEIIARYPVKRSALLPVLFVVQEELGYLPDEALHEVARRLDLTFLDVETVVSFYTMFHRRPIGRYHVQVCRNISCYLCGAEAILEHLKRRLGIRPGETTPDGRFTLSEVECIGACSWAPAMQINFTFYHHLTPERVDEILASLP; this is encoded by the coding sequence AGATCATCGCGCGCTATCCGGTGAAACGCTCGGCCTTGCTGCCGGTGCTCTTCGTCGTGCAGGAGGAATTAGGCTATTTGCCCGATGAGGCGTTGCACGAAGTGGCGCGTCGGCTCGATCTCACCTTCCTGGACGTGGAGACAGTCGTCAGCTTCTACACGATGTTCCATCGGCGTCCGATCGGGCGGTATCACGTCCAGGTCTGCCGCAACATCTCCTGTTACTTGTGCGGTGCGGAAGCGATCCTCGAGCACTTGAAGCGGCGTCTGGGGATTCGTCCGGGCGAGACGACGCCCGATGGTCGGTTCACGCTCAGCGAGGTCGAATGCATCGGCGCCTGCAGTTGGGCGCCGGCCATGCAGATCAACTTCACGTTCTATCACCATCTGACGCCGGAGCGCGTGGATGAGATCCTGGCGTCGCTCCCGTGA